A stretch of Tripterygium wilfordii isolate XIE 37 chromosome 11, ASM1340144v1, whole genome shotgun sequence DNA encodes these proteins:
- the LOC120009491 gene encoding mitogen-activated protein kinase kinase kinase 5-like isoform X1: protein MRLFKKYSCSSSSSYPSSPSSPSVTGNDGNSANYHGRSFTQRRLTRQRKLRHVSENELGLQSRDSSRSLPSSPDSNNPKPRLLGGSDHWSLFAVPQPLPLPDLSRIRRPDLNLGSGLIGSPEARYCSAMGRNDAYHVATTPGKSPCNFCGKVSEDANDESVRFPAKTAPATAVSSPAVSPRSGDASPSFLDRNLAKPTGTYRKRFSQDLDDLIINNNPKSNVFSGSAPTSVLSSPLVSPQRSNSIDFLPSYLAPQGCQVRSASEVPKYGRLASHTSPVTAVKTMQSPDHSPLSSSKAQSPRLSLNSPSKFIFPFHHNLFPGSSKERPESNNHVNAHPLPLPPGAMAPSQSVMPLPPAVTHHTTEKANLSSSKIQWQKGKLIGRGTFGSVYAAIDRDTGASCAMKEVDIIPDDPKSAECIKQLEQEIRILRQLKHPNIVQYYGSEIVDDHLYIYLEYIHPGSINKYVRDHCGSITESIVRNFTRHILSGLAYLHSSKTIHRDIKCANLLVDPSGTVKLADFGMAKHLTGLSYELSLKGSPYWMAPEVLKAVMLSDASPDLALAVDIWSLGCTVIEMFTGRPPWSELEGPQAMFKVLNKTPPIPETLSSEGKDFLNWCFRRNPADRPSAIKLLEHPFVQNSKDHNVSFCRQVPAEKILMNKSSNSGECSPRKTDVMPPPQQTRIKVCLHPVWPRPHPLREPCSRLCARELFTVLMILVNKVLPGLLTAPQLLIALLVLHLKTPILYLCCKFMDHITSALQMSPALAPLVLGITILVLSLELMKFHISEKLSLFFRSMVSLCTL from the exons ATGCGTCTCTTTAAAAAATATTCgtgttcctcttcttcttcttatccttCTTCGCCGTCATCTCCATCTGTTACCGGGAATGACGGTAACTCGGCCAATTACCATGGGCGTTCGTTTACTCAGCGGCGTCTCACGCGGCAGCGAAAGCTCAGGCATGTCAGCGAAAACGAGCTCGGGTTGCAATCTAGAGACAGTTCACGTTCGTTGCCCAGTTCGCCAGATTCAAACAACCCGAAGCCGCGGTTGCTGGGAGGGTCTGATCATTGGTCTTTGTTTGCCGTGCCGCAGCCGTTGCCGCTTCCTGACTTGTCTCGGATTCGAAGACCCGATTTGAATTTGGGGTCAGGTCTTATCGGGTCGCCGGAGGCACGGTACTGCTCTGCTATGGGGAG AAATGATGCATATCATGTTGCCACCACCCCTGGAAAATCTCCATGCAATTTCTGTGGGAAAGTTTCAGAAGATGCAAACGATGAAAGTGTTAGATTTCCTGCAAAGACTGCACCGGCAACTGCTGTCTCAAGTCCTGCTGTTAGTCCGCGATCTGGGGATGCAAGCCCTTCTTTCTTGGACAGAAATTTGGCCAAACCTACTGGTACTTACCGTAAAAGGTTTTCTCAAGACCTCGATGATCTAATAATTAACAACAACCCGAAGTCAAATGTATTCTCTGGAAGTGCTCCAACAAGTGTATTGTCAAGTCCTCTTGTCAGCCCACAAAGATCGAACTCCATAGATTTTTTACCTTCTTATTTGGCCCCACAGGGATGTCAAGTTAGGTCAGCTTCAGAGGTCCCCAAGTATGGTAGGCTTGCCAGTCATACTTCACCAGTGACGGCAGTTAAAACCATGCAAAGCCCTGATCATTCTCCACTTTCGAGCTCAAAGGCACAAAGTCCCCGTCTAAGCCTCAATAGTCCAAGTAAATTTATATTTCCATTTCACCATAATTTGTTTCCAGGGAGTTCTAAGGAGCGGCCAGAAAGTAATAATCATGTCAATGCCCACCCGTTGCCTCTTCCTCCTGGAGCTATGGCACCATCACAATCAGTTATGCCATTACCACCCGCTGTCACACATCACACAACAGAAAAGGCAAATTTATCTTCATCAAAAATTCAATGGCAGAAAGGAAAACTTATTGGACGGGGTACATTTGGAAGTGTGTATGCTGCAATTGATAG AGATACAGGAGCCTCGTGTGCAATGAAGGAAGTTGATATCATTCCAGATGATCCCAAATCTGCTGAATGTATAAAGCAGCTAGAGCAG GAAATTAGGATCCTTCGCCAGTTAAAGCATCCAAATATTGTGCAATATTATGGCAGTGAAATA GTTGATgatcacttatatatatatttggaataTATTCATCCTGGATCAATCAATAAATATGTTCGCGACCATTGTGGATCTATTACGGAGTCCATTGTGCGCAATTTCACACGCCATATCCTCTCTGGGCTGGCTTACTTGCATAGCTCAAAGACAATCCACCG GGATATTAAATGTGCGAATTTGCTTGTCGACCCTTCAGGCACTGTTAAGCTTGCCGATTTTGGGATGGCAAAACAT CTTACAGGTCTATCCTATGAGTTGTCTTTGAAGGGCAGTCCATATTGGATGGCTCCAGAG GTGCTAAAGGCTGTAATGCTTTCTGATGCCAGTCCTGATCTTGCTTTGGCTGTTGATATATGGAGCTTGGGATGTACTGTAATCGAAATGTTTACCGGTAGACCTCCTTGGAGTGAGCTTGAAGGG CCTCAAGCTATGTTCAAGGTTCTGAACAAAACCCCACCTATACCAGAAACACTATCTTCAGAGGGAAAGGATTTCCTCAATTGGTGCTTCCGGAGAAATCCAGCCGATCGGCCGTCAGCTATAAAGTTACTTGAGCACCCTTTTGTACAAAATTCAAAAGATCACAATGTTTCTTTTTGCAGGCAGGTACCGGCTGAAAAAATCCTCATG AATAAATCTAGCAACTCCGGTGAATGCAGCCCACGTAAGACCGATGTGATGCCTCCCCCCCAACAAACAAGGATTAAAG TCTGCCTACATCCGGTGTGGCCTCGACCCCACCCACTGAGGGAGCCTTGCAGTCGGCTTTGTGCTCGGGAGTTGTTTACCGTACTAATGATACTTGTCAACAAGGTTTTGCCAGGCCTCTTAACTGCGCCACAACTTCTCATAGCTCTCCTCGTCCTGCACTTGAAAACTCCCATTCTCTATCTATGTTGCAAGTTCATGGATCACATAACTTCAGCCCTTCAAATGTCTCCAGCATTAGCCCCCTTGGTTCTGGGAATAACCATCCTTGTGCTCTCTCTCGAACTCATGAAGTTCCACATATCTGAAAAGTTGTCATTGTTTTTCAGAAGCATGGTTTCCTTGTGTACATTATGA
- the LOC120009491 gene encoding mitogen-activated protein kinase kinase kinase 5-like isoform X2, which produces MRLFKKYSCSSSSSYPSSPSSPSVTGNDGNSANYHGRSFTQRRLTRQRKLRHVSENELGLQSRDSSRSLPSSPDSNNPKPRLLGGSDHWSLFAVPQPLPLPDLSRIRRPDLNLGSGLIGSPEARYCSAMGRNDAYHVATTPGKSPCNFCGKVSEDANDESVRFPAKTAPATAVSSPAVSPRSGDASPSFLDRNLAKPTGTYRKRFSQDLDDLIINNNPKSNVFSGSAPTSVLSSPLVSPQRSNSIDFLPSYLAPQGCQVRSASEVPKYGRLASHTSPVTAVKTMQSPDHSPLSSSKAQSPRLSLNSPSKFIFPFHHNLFPGSSKERPESNNHVNAHPLPLPPGAMAPSQSVMPLPPAVTHHTTEKANLSSSKIQWQKGKLIGRGTFGSVYAAIDRDTGASCAMKEVDIIPDDPKSAECIKQLEQEIRILRQLKHPNIVQYYGSEIVDDHLYIYLEYIHPGSINKYVRDHCGSITESIVRNFTRHILSGLAYLHSSKTIHRDIKCANLLVDPSGTVKLADFGMAKHLTGLSYELSLKGSPYWMAPEVLKAVMLSDASPDLALAVDIWSLGCTVIEMFTGRPPWSELEGPQAMFKVLNKTPPIPETLSSEGKDFLNWCFRRNPADRPSAIKLLEHPFVQNSKDHNVSFCRQVPAEKILMNKSSNSGECSPRKTDVMPPPQQTRIKGQSFPSNSLPTSGVASTPPTEGALQSALCSGVVYRTNDTCQQGFARPLNCATTSHSSPRPALENSHSLSMLQVHGSHNFSPSNVSSISPLGSGNNHPCALSRTHEVPHI; this is translated from the exons ATGCGTCTCTTTAAAAAATATTCgtgttcctcttcttcttcttatccttCTTCGCCGTCATCTCCATCTGTTACCGGGAATGACGGTAACTCGGCCAATTACCATGGGCGTTCGTTTACTCAGCGGCGTCTCACGCGGCAGCGAAAGCTCAGGCATGTCAGCGAAAACGAGCTCGGGTTGCAATCTAGAGACAGTTCACGTTCGTTGCCCAGTTCGCCAGATTCAAACAACCCGAAGCCGCGGTTGCTGGGAGGGTCTGATCATTGGTCTTTGTTTGCCGTGCCGCAGCCGTTGCCGCTTCCTGACTTGTCTCGGATTCGAAGACCCGATTTGAATTTGGGGTCAGGTCTTATCGGGTCGCCGGAGGCACGGTACTGCTCTGCTATGGGGAG AAATGATGCATATCATGTTGCCACCACCCCTGGAAAATCTCCATGCAATTTCTGTGGGAAAGTTTCAGAAGATGCAAACGATGAAAGTGTTAGATTTCCTGCAAAGACTGCACCGGCAACTGCTGTCTCAAGTCCTGCTGTTAGTCCGCGATCTGGGGATGCAAGCCCTTCTTTCTTGGACAGAAATTTGGCCAAACCTACTGGTACTTACCGTAAAAGGTTTTCTCAAGACCTCGATGATCTAATAATTAACAACAACCCGAAGTCAAATGTATTCTCTGGAAGTGCTCCAACAAGTGTATTGTCAAGTCCTCTTGTCAGCCCACAAAGATCGAACTCCATAGATTTTTTACCTTCTTATTTGGCCCCACAGGGATGTCAAGTTAGGTCAGCTTCAGAGGTCCCCAAGTATGGTAGGCTTGCCAGTCATACTTCACCAGTGACGGCAGTTAAAACCATGCAAAGCCCTGATCATTCTCCACTTTCGAGCTCAAAGGCACAAAGTCCCCGTCTAAGCCTCAATAGTCCAAGTAAATTTATATTTCCATTTCACCATAATTTGTTTCCAGGGAGTTCTAAGGAGCGGCCAGAAAGTAATAATCATGTCAATGCCCACCCGTTGCCTCTTCCTCCTGGAGCTATGGCACCATCACAATCAGTTATGCCATTACCACCCGCTGTCACACATCACACAACAGAAAAGGCAAATTTATCTTCATCAAAAATTCAATGGCAGAAAGGAAAACTTATTGGACGGGGTACATTTGGAAGTGTGTATGCTGCAATTGATAG AGATACAGGAGCCTCGTGTGCAATGAAGGAAGTTGATATCATTCCAGATGATCCCAAATCTGCTGAATGTATAAAGCAGCTAGAGCAG GAAATTAGGATCCTTCGCCAGTTAAAGCATCCAAATATTGTGCAATATTATGGCAGTGAAATA GTTGATgatcacttatatatatatttggaataTATTCATCCTGGATCAATCAATAAATATGTTCGCGACCATTGTGGATCTATTACGGAGTCCATTGTGCGCAATTTCACACGCCATATCCTCTCTGGGCTGGCTTACTTGCATAGCTCAAAGACAATCCACCG GGATATTAAATGTGCGAATTTGCTTGTCGACCCTTCAGGCACTGTTAAGCTTGCCGATTTTGGGATGGCAAAACAT CTTACAGGTCTATCCTATGAGTTGTCTTTGAAGGGCAGTCCATATTGGATGGCTCCAGAG GTGCTAAAGGCTGTAATGCTTTCTGATGCCAGTCCTGATCTTGCTTTGGCTGTTGATATATGGAGCTTGGGATGTACTGTAATCGAAATGTTTACCGGTAGACCTCCTTGGAGTGAGCTTGAAGGG CCTCAAGCTATGTTCAAGGTTCTGAACAAAACCCCACCTATACCAGAAACACTATCTTCAGAGGGAAAGGATTTCCTCAATTGGTGCTTCCGGAGAAATCCAGCCGATCGGCCGTCAGCTATAAAGTTACTTGAGCACCCTTTTGTACAAAATTCAAAAGATCACAATGTTTCTTTTTGCAGGCAGGTACCGGCTGAAAAAATCCTCATG AATAAATCTAGCAACTCCGGTGAATGCAGCCCACGTAAGACCGATGTGATGCCTCCCCCCCAACAAACAAGGATTAAAGGTCAGAGTTTTCCATCCAATAG TCTGCCTACATCCGGTGTGGCCTCGACCCCACCCACTGAGGGAGCCTTGCAGTCGGCTTTGTGCTCGGGAGTTGTTTACCGTACTAATGATACTTGTCAACAAGGTTTTGCCAGGCCTCTTAACTGCGCCACAACTTCTCATAGCTCTCCTCGTCCTGCACTTGAAAACTCCCATTCTCTATCTATGTTGCAAGTTCATGGATCACATAACTTCAGCCCTTCAAATGTCTCCAGCATTAGCCCCCTTGGTTCTGGGAATAACCATCCTTGTGCTCTCTCTCGAACTCATGAAGTTCCACATATCTGA
- the LOC120009780 gene encoding protein OSB1, mitochondrial-like: MMIARRIGALFKNSSVIPKQRRRVLFSWFSTANPRQSYFFRDGFEEEKGVSAIYQQALKFQRPNTMRWQQQLVNAVNFIGSVDRPVQKLPFKHDRSDVGAYTVLRVKNSGDTNHTFSILLQMRDDLAKMCIENLKPNDVIHVSGSLAGYVKNYQSGDRQYLYKVVVKEVNHIAQRAQGSTIRSFVESQSEDSGESRLERYNDRLRLWQVFFTSPYEWWDNRKCKTNPQQPDFKHKDTGESLWLSPTDPPWIKRQLQLISSEMAERSKVEVGTSSRVSRWVYD, encoded by the exons ATGATGATCGCGCGTCGTATTGGTGCCCTATTCAAGAATTCTTCTGTAATTCCCAAGCAAAGAAGACGAGTCCTCTTCTCTTGGTTCTCTACGGCTAACCCTAGACAATCGTATTTCTTCCGCGATGGCTTTGAAGAGGAAAAAGGTGTCAGTGCCATTTATCAGCAGGCGCTCAAATTTCAGCGACCAAACACGATGAGATGGCAGCAACAGTTGGTGAACGCCGTCAATTTTATTGGATCAGTGGATCGCCCTGTGCAGAAACTACCCTTCAAACACGACCGCTCCGACGTTGGGGCATACACCGTGCTCCGTGTCAAAAACTCCGGTGATACCAACCATACGTTTAG CATACTACTGCAAATGCGGGATGACCTAGCCAAGATGTGTATTGAAAATCTCAAGCCAAATGACGTGATTCATGTTTCAGGTAGTTTGGCGGGTTACGTAAAGAATTATCAGAGTGGAGATCGGCAATATCTTTACAAG GTAGTTGTGAAAGAAGTGAATCACATCGCGCAAAGGGCTCAAGGCTCAACTATCCGAAGTTTTGTGGAATCACAATCAGAAG ATTCCGGTGAATCTAGGTTGGAGAGGTACAATGATCGCCTTCGCTTGTGGCAAGTTTTCTTCACTAGCCCATATGAATGGTGGGATAACAGGAAATGCAAAACAAATCCACAACAACCAGATTTTAAGCACAAGGATACTGGTGAATCTCTTTGGCTAAGTCCAACTGATCCTCCATGGATTAAAAGGCAACTGCAACTAATAAGTTCAGAAATGGCAGAAAGAAGCAAAGTAGAAGTGGGTACTTCATCTCGTGTATCTAGATGGGTGTATGATTAG
- the LOC120009749 gene encoding probable disease resistance protein At4g33300 translates to MAIQDLFSGEIATELLEMLIKISRKSLLCKSSADGLISSIEELLPIIQEIRYSGVQLPAMRQSQLNRISETLREGREVAQNVLNSGRWNVYKNLQLARKMEKVEKTVSRFLNGPMQAHILADVHHLRFDMVEQFDKLDGSARRIEQRLSSKNIGVGDGGWVEEEVKRVEMEEERLGRGSWELLGVGLDLGRSKVKELVIGKDNLGVVGICGIGGSGKTTLATEVCRDDEVKSYFNNRILFLTVSQSPNLGQMKGRIWSFLSGTGAWGSNDVVPQWKLQYDTGPRMLVVLDDVWSLSVLEELIFKIPGCKTLVVSRFKFPEVFNATFEVQLLREEEALSLFCHTAFGQKSIPPTADANLVKQVVTECKGLPLALKVIGASLRNQPEMYWASAKKRLSRGEPICESHENKLLNRMAISVDYLPKKVRECFLDLGSFPEDKKIPLDVLINMWVEIHDIDEEEAFAILVELAHKNLLALVKDPRVGDVYSSYYEIFVTQHDVLRDLALHLSKCESINDRKRLLMPKQDMGIPKEWERNACRPFDAQIVSIHTGEMTKMDWCRMEFPKAEVLILNFASKEFFLPPFIYDMPQLKALIIINYSTFTATLHNFSVFSDLANLKSLWLERVSLSKLSKGTIPLKNLRKLSLVLCKINNSLDSSVVDLPRIFPSLSELSIDHSDDLIQLPSSISGMERLQRLSITNCHNLKELPSDLGRLKRLHILRLYACPTLKMLPYSIDELALLKYLDISQCVNLKCLPEGIGRLARLEKIDMRECPQIWDLPESAAYLQSVRRVICDEEVHWLWQDLKAAMPDLHVQIAEKCFSLDWLNE, encoded by the exons ATGGCGATCCAAGACTTATTTTCCGGCGAGATCGCCACTGAGCTTCTGGAAATGCTTATAAAAATCTCCCGTAAATCCTTGCTCTGTAAGAGCAGTGCTGACGGCCTCATATCAAGCATAGAGGAGCTCCTTCCCATAATTCAAGAAATCAGGTACTCCGGCGTCCAGCTACCCGCTATGCGCCAGTCCCAGCTTAACCGGATTTCGGAGACTCTCCGTGAAGGCAGAGAGGTTGCCCAGAATGTTCTGAACTCAGGCCGATGGAACGTCTACAAAAATTTGCAGTTGGCAAGGAAGATGGAGAAGGTGGAGAAAACTGTTTCGAGGTTCCTCAACGGTCCTATGCAGGCGCACATCCTGGCCGACGTGCACCATTTGAGGTTCGATATGGTGGAACAATTCGATAAGTTGGATGGGTCAGCGAGGCGGATTGAGCAGAGGCTCTCGTCGAAGAATATTGGGGTGGGGGACGGAGGTTgggtggaggaggaggtgaaGAGGGTTGAGATGGAGGAGGAAAGGTTGGGTCGGGGTAGTTGGGAACTTTTGGGGGTGGGTTTGGATTTGGGGAGGAGTAAAGTGAAGGAGTTGGTGATTGGGAAAGATAATTTGGGGGTTGTGGGGATCTGTGGGATTGGAGGGTCTGGTAAGACCACTCTGGCTACTGAGGTTTGCAGGGACGATGAAGTCAAAT CATACTTCAACAACAGGATCTTATTCCTGACTGTATCACAGTCACCCAATCTGGGGCAGATGAAGGGAAGGATTTGGAGTTTTTTATCTGGAACTGGTGCCTGGGGTTCTAATGATGTAGTTCCACAATGGAAGTTGCAATATGACACTGGACCACGAATGCTGGTTGTTTTAGATGATGTATGGTCACTCTCGGTGCTTGAGGaactaatttttaaaatacCCGGTTGCAAAACGCTTGTGGTTTCACGATTCAAATTTCCAGAAGTTTTTAATGCTACTTTTGAAGTACAATTGCTGAGGGAAGAAGAagccctctctctcttttgccatacagcttttggacaaaagtCCATACCTCCCACAGCTGATGCAAATTTGGTCAAGCAG GTTGTGACTGAGTGTAAAGGCCTTCCATTGGCTCTTAAAGTGATTGGAGCATCACTGAGGAACCAACCTGAAATGTATTGGGCAAGTGCAAAGAAGAGATTATCAAGGGGAGAACCAATTTGTGAGTCGCATGAAAATAAGTTGCTCAATCGAATGGCAATAAGCGTGGATTATTTGCCTAAAAAGGTTAGGGAGTGCTTCCTGGATTTGGGATCCTTCCCAGAAGACAAGAAGATCCCTCTTGATGTTCTTATCAATATGTGGGTTGAGATTCATGACATTGACGAGGAAGAGGCTTTTGCCATTCTTGTTGAGCTTGCACATAAGAATCTTCTCGCTCTGGTAAAAGATCCCCG CGTTGGAGACGTCTATTCCAGTTACTATGAGATCTTTGTTACTCAGCATGATGTGTTGAGAGACCTTGCTCTTCATTTGAGCAAGTGTGAAAGCATAAATGATCGAAAGAGATTACTTATGCCCAAACAAGACATGGGGATTCCGAAAGAATGGGAGAGGAATGCATGTCGGCCTTTCGATGCTCAAATTGTTTCTATTCATACAG GTGAAATGACCAAAATGGACTGGTGCCGGATGGAGTTCCCTAAGGCTGAAGTGCTCATCCTCAACTTCGCCTCAAAGGAATTCTTTTTGCCACCTTTCATCTATGACATGCCGCAGCTCAAGGCacttataataataaattacagCACATTTACTGCAACCCTCCACAATTTTTCTGTTTTCTCTGATCTGGCCAATCTGAAGAGCCTTTGGCTTGAGAGAGTCTCACTTTCTAAATTATCCAAGGGCACTATCCCCCTTAAGAATTTGCGAAAGTTGTCTCTAGTCCTATGCAAGATCAATAACAGCCTCGATTCATCTGTTGTAGACCTGCCTCGTATCTTCCCTTCCCTCTCCGAGCTTTCAATCGATCACTCTGATGATTTAATCCAACTTCCGTCGAGCATTAGTGGGATGGAAAGACTTCAGCGTCTTAGCATCACCAACTGCCACAATTTGAAGGAACTGCCAAGTGATCTAGGCAGGCTGAAACGCCTACATATACTGAGATTATATGCTTGCCCGACTCTAAAGATGCTTCCTTATAGCATCGACGAGCTGGCTTTGTTGAAGTACCTGGACATTTCTCAATGCGTAAACTTGAAGTGCCTTCCGGAAGGGATTGGTAGATTAGCCAGATTGGAGAAGATCGACATGAGAGAGTGCCCACAGATCTGGGATCTGCCAGAATCTGCTGCATATTTACAGTCTGTACGACGGGTAATTTGTGACGAAGAGGTACATTGGTTGTGGCAGGATTTAAAGGCGGCAATGCCTGATCTTCACGTACAGATTGCGGAGAAATGCTTTAGTTTGGACTGGCTTAATGAATGA
- the LOC120009748 gene encoding probable disease resistance protein At4g33300: MAVTDLFAGEVATELVKMLYKISSKSLLCKSSADDLISSIEELLPIIQEIKYSGVELPALRQSQLNRLWETLSEGRELAQKVLKSGRWNVYKNLQLARKMEKLEKNVSRFVNGPMQAHILADVHHLRFDTVERFDNLDGSARRIEQRLASMKIGVGDGGWVEEEVKRVEMEEERWDGCGWGNLGVGLDLGRRKVKELLIGKESLGVVGICGIGGSGKTTLATEVCRDDEVKSYFNNRILFLTVSQSPNLGQMKGRIWSFVSGTDAWGSNVVVPQWKLQYECETGPRMLVVLDDVWSLSVLEELIFKIPGCKTLVVSRFKFPEVFNATFEVQLLREEEALSLFCHSAFGQMSIPPTADANLVKQVVTECKGLPLALKVIGASLRNQPEMYWASAKKKLSRGEPICESHENKLLNRMAISMDYLPKKVRECFLDLGSFPEDKKIPLDVLINMWVEIHDIDEEEAFAILVELSHKNLLTLVKDPRVGDVYSSYFEIFVTQHDVLRDLALHLSICESINDRKRLLMPKRDMGIPKEWERNADQPFKAQIVSIHTSEMNEMDWCRMEFPKAEVLILNFSSKEYFLPPFIYDMPKLKALIVINYSTFSATLHNFSVFSDLANLKSLWLERVSVSKLSEDTTPLKNLRKLSLVLCKINNSLDPSVIDLPRIFPSLAELSIDHSDDLIQLPSSICRMERLRCLSITNCHNLKELPSDLGRLKRLNILRLYACPNLETLPSSIDELVLLKYLDISQCVNLKCLPEGIGRLARLEKIDMRECPQIWDLPDSAAYLQSVRRVICDEEIYWEWQDIKKAMPDLHVQVAEKCFSLEWLNE, from the exons ATGGCGGTGACAGACTTATTTGCCGGCGAGGTAGCCACTGAGCTTGTAAAAATGCTTTATAAAATCTCCAGCAAATCATTGCTCTGCAAGAGCAGTGCAGACGACCTCATATCAAGCATAGAGGAGCTCCTTCCCATAATTCAAGAAATCAAGTACTCTGGCGTGGAGCTACCCGCTCTGCGCCAGTCCCAGCTTAACCGCCTTTGGGAGACTCTCAGTGAAGGCAGAGAGCTTGCCCAGAAGGTTCTGAAATCAGGCCGATGGAACGTCTATAAAAATTTGCAGTTAGCAAGGAAGATGGAGAAGCTGGAGAAAAATGTTTCGAGGTTCGTCAACGGTCCTATGCAGGCGCACATCCTGGCTGACGTGCACCATTTGAGGTTCGACACGGTGGAGCGATTCGATAATTTGGATGGGTCTGCGAGGCGGATTGAGCAGAGGCTGGCGTCGATGAAGATTGGGGTGGGGGACGGAGGGTgggtggaggaggaggtgaaGAGGGTTGAGATGGAGGAGGAAAGGTGGGATGGGTGTGGTTGGGGAAATTTGGGGGTGGGTTTGGATTTGGGGAGGAGGAAAGTGAAGGAGTTGTTGATTGGGAAAGAGAGTTTGGGGGTTGTGGGAATTTGTGGGATAGGAGGGTCTGGTAAGACCACTCTGGCTACTGAGGTTTGCAGGGACGATGAAGTCAAAT CATACTTCAACAACAGGATCTTATTCCTGACTGTATCACAGTCACCGAATCTGGGGCAGATGAAGGGAAGGATTTGGAGTTTTGTATCTGGAACTGATGCCTGGGGTTCTAATGTTGTTGTTCCACAATGGAAGTTACAATATGAATGTGAAACTGGACCACGAATGCTGGTTGTTTTAGATGATGTATGGTCACTCTCGGTGCTTGAGGaactaatttttaaaatacCCGGTTGCAAAACGCTTGTGGTTTCACGATTCAAATTTCCAGAAGTTTTTAATGCTACTTTTGAAGTACAATTGCTGAGGGAAGAAGAagccctctctctcttttgccattcagcttttggacaaatgTCCATACCCCCCACAGCTGATGCAAATTTGGTCAAGCAG GTTGTGACTGAGTGTAAAGGCCTTCCATTGGCTCTTAAAGTGATTGGAGCATCACTGAGGAACCAACCTGAAATGTATTGGGCAagtgcaaagaagaaattatCAAGAGGAGAACCCATTTGTGAGTCGCATGAAAATAAGTTGCTCAATCGAATGGCAATAAGCATGGATTATTTGCCTAAAAAGGTTAGGGAGTGCTTCCTGGATTTGGGATCCTTCCCAGAAGACAAGAAGATCCCTCTTGATGTTCTTATCAATATGTGGGTTGAGATTCATGACATTGACGAGGAAGAGGCTTTTGCCATTCTTGTTGAGCTTTCACATAAGAATCTTCTCACTCTGGTAAAAGATCCCCG CGTTGGAGACGTCTATTCCAGCTACTTTGAGATCTTTGTTACTCAACATGATGTGTTGAGAGACCTTGCTCTTCATTTGAGCATTTGTGAAAGCATAAATGATCGAAAGAGATTACTTATGCCCAAACGAGACATGGGGATTCCGAAAGAATGGGAGAGGAATGCAGATCAGCCTTTCAAAGCTCAAATTGTTTCAATTCATACAA GTGAAATGAACGAAATGGACTGGTGCCGGATGGAGTTCCCTAAGGCTGAAGTGCTCATCCTTAACTTTTCCTCGAAGGAATACTTTTTGCCGCCTTTCATCTATGACATGCCGAAGCTCAAGGCACTTATAGTAATAAATTACAGCACATTTAGTGCAACCCTCCACAATTTTTCTGTTTTCTCTGATCTGGCGAATCTGAAGAGCCTTTGGCTTGAGAGAGTCTCAGTTTCTAAATTATCCGAGGACACTACTCCCCTTAAGAATTTGCGAAAGTTGTCTCTAGTCCTATGCAAGATCAATAACAGCCTCGATCCATCTGTCATAGACCTGCCTCGTATCTTCCCTTCCCTCGCCGAGCTTTCAATCGATCATTCTGATGATTTAATCCAGCTTCCGTCAAGCATTTGTAGGATGGAAAGGCTTCGGTGTCTTAGCATCACCAACTGCCACAATTTGAAGGAACTGCCTAGTGATTTAGGCAGGCTGAAACGCCTAAATATACTGAGACTATATGCATGCCCCAATCTAGAAACGCTTCCTTCTAGCATCGATGAGTTGGTTTTGTTGAAGTACCTGGACATTTCTCAATGTGTAAACTTGAAATGCCTTCCGGAAGGGATTGGTAGATTAGCCAGATTAGAGAAGATCGACATGAGAGAGTGCCCGCAGATTTGGGATCTACCAGACTCAGCCGCATATTTACAGTCTGTGCGACGGGTAATTTGTGACGAAGAGATATATTGGGAGTGGCAGGATATAAAGAAGGCAATGCCTGATCTTCACGTACAGGTTGCCGAGAAATGCTTTAGTTTAGAGTGGCTTAATGAATGA